One window from the genome of Cytophagia bacterium CHB2 encodes:
- a CDS encoding DUF494 domain-containing protein — MNERVVEILVYIMAEIRGKKSNPERLELISRDLLQRGYSQTEISFAFSWLFERYENESEELLYSAGSTRPGSFRILHDAERAIISSEAYGYLLQLKQLRLLNDLEMEHVIERAMMAGVSSISLADIKTLVAHHWFNAEGSHEKAFVWFEDKHVIH; from the coding sequence ATGAATGAGCGCGTCGTCGAGATTTTGGTCTATATCATGGCCGAAATCCGCGGCAAAAAATCCAATCCCGAGCGTCTCGAGTTGATCTCCCGCGATCTCCTCCAGCGCGGTTACTCGCAGACGGAAATCAGCTTCGCCTTTTCCTGGTTGTTCGAGCGCTACGAAAACGAATCCGAAGAATTGTTGTACAGCGCCGGCTCGACAAGGCCAGGCTCCTTTCGCATTCTCCACGACGCCGAACGCGCGATTATTTCCTCGGAAGCCTACGGTTACCTGCTGCAACTCAAACAATTGCGCCTGCTCAATGATCTTGAGATGGAGCATGTGATCGAGCGCGCCATGATGGCGGGCGTGTCCAGCATTTCGCTGGCGGACATCAAGACCCTCGTGGCTCATCACTGGTTCAACGCTGAGGGCTCGCATGAGAAAGCCTTTGTGTGGTTTGAAGACAAGCATGTTATTCATTGA